The DNA region TTAGCGTCTTTAGAGACTTTTTCTTAATCAGCAAATATACTAATTATAGAGCAATACTATATAAGCTTAACGCTTTTTATTAACATTTTATTTAACTTTTCGTTTAAAAGTTTAACTATTTTTTCTTTTCCATAACTTAATTCTTCTCGTAAAACCGAAGAAGTAAGCTTTACAACTAAAATACCGTTTCTAAATTTAAGATCGTTTGTGTAACTCACTACGCCACTACCCATTACATCTGCCCAAGCATCTTTAATCAATACTAAGTCAATGCCTTTTTGCAA from Aureibaculum sp. 2308TA14-22 includes:
- a CDS encoding DUF721 domain-containing protein; this encodes MSNRRNNEFLSIKEVMADVLRENKLQKGIDLVLIKDAWADVMGSGVVSYTNDLKFRNGILVVKLTSSVLREELSYGKEKIVKLLNEKLNKMLIKSVKLI